One region of Niallia sp. Man26 genomic DNA includes:
- the rplL gene encoding 50S ribosomal protein L7/L12 codes for MSKEQILEAVKNMTVLELNDLVKAIEEEFGVTAAAPVAVVGAAGGDAAAEKTEFDVVLASAGDQKIKVIKVVREITGLGLKEAKELVDNTPKAVKEGATKEEAEEIKAKLEEVGANVEVK; via the coding sequence ATGTCTAAAGAACAAATCTTAGAAGCAGTTAAAAACATGACTGTTTTAGAACTAAACGACCTAGTTAAAGCTATTGAAGAAGAATTCGGTGTAACTGCAGCAGCTCCTGTTGCTGTTGTTGGTGCTGCTGGTGGAGACGCTGCAGCTGAAAAAACTGAGTTTGATGTAGTTCTTGCATCTGCTGGAGATCAAAAAATCAAAGTTATCAAAGTTGTTCGTGAAATCACAGGCCTTGGTCTTAAAGAAGCGAAAGAACTTGTTGACAACACTCCTAAAGCTGTTAAAGAAGGAGCTACTAAAGAAGAAGCTGAAGAAATCAAAGCTAAACTTGAAGAAGTTGGAGCTAACGTTGAAGTTAAGTAA
- the rplJ gene encoding 50S ribosomal protein L10, whose translation MSSIIEQKQQIVSDIAEKLKASKSTIVVDYRGLSVSQVTELRKQLREAGVEFKVYKNSMTRRAAEAAGLSGLNDALTGPNAIAFSNEDVVSPAKILNDFAKKNEALEIKAGVIEGNIASVEDVKALAELPSREGLLSMLLSVLQAPIRNFALVTKAVAEQKEEQGA comes from the coding sequence ATGAGCAGCATTATCGAACAAAAGCAGCAAATTGTATCTGATATCGCAGAGAAATTGAAAGCTAGTAAATCAACAATCGTTGTTGACTACCGTGGTCTTTCTGTTTCTCAAGTAACTGAACTTCGTAAACAGCTTCGTGAAGCTGGCGTTGAATTCAAAGTTTACAAAAACTCAATGACGCGCCGCGCTGCTGAAGCTGCTGGACTAAGCGGTCTTAATGATGCTTTGACTGGTCCTAACGCTATTGCATTCAGTAATGAAGATGTAGTTTCACCAGCAAAAATTCTTAACGACTTCGCTAAGAAAAACGAAGCGCTTGAAATTAAAGCGGGTGTAATTGAAGGAAATATCGCTTCTGTTGAAGATGTTAAAGCTCTTGCTGAGCTACCATCTCGCGAAGGACTTCTTTCTATGCTACTCAGCGTGCTTCAAGCACCAATCCGCAACTTCGCTCTTGTTACAAAAGCAGTTGCAGAACAAAAAGAAGAACAAGGAGCGTAA
- the rpmG gene encoding 50S ribosomal protein L33 — translation MRNKLVLACGKCGSRNYSTMSSKTTDRLEVKKYCQTCNAHTVHKETK, via the coding sequence ATGAGAAATAAGCTTGTATTGGCTTGTGGAAAATGCGGCTCCAGAAACTATTCGACAATGAGCAGCAAAACCACAGATCGCCTTGAAGTGAAGAAATATTGTCAAACATGCAATGCACATACAGTTCATAAAGAGACAAAATAG
- the rplK gene encoding 50S ribosomal protein L11: MAKKVIKVVKLQIPAAKANPAPPVGPALGQAGVNIMGFCKEFNARTAEQAGLIIPVEITVFEDRSFTFITKTPPAAVLLKKAAGIESGSGEPNRNKVATVKRDKVREIAETKMPDLNAASVEAAMRMVEGTARSMGIVIED; encoded by the coding sequence GTGGCTAAAAAAGTAATTAAAGTTGTTAAATTGCAAATTCCAGCAGCTAAAGCAAATCCGGCGCCACCAGTTGGACCAGCATTAGGTCAAGCAGGTGTTAACATCATGGGATTCTGTAAGGAGTTTAACGCTCGTACAGCTGAACAAGCTGGTTTAATTATTCCTGTTGAGATTACGGTTTTTGAAGACCGTTCATTTACATTTATTACAAAAACTCCACCTGCTGCAGTTTTATTGAAAAAAGCAGCTGGTATTGAGTCTGGTTCTGGTGAACCTAACCGTAATAAAGTAGCAACTGTTAAGCGTGATAAAGTACGCGAGATTGCTGAAACAAAAATGCCTGATCTAAATGCAGCTAGCGTTGAAGCAGCTATGCGTATGGTTGAAGGTACTGCCCGCAGCATGGGTATTGTTATTGAAGACTAA
- the rpoC gene encoding DNA-directed RNA polymerase subunit beta': MLDVNNFEFMKIGLASPDKIRSWSFGEVKKPETINYRTLKPEKDGLFCERIFGPTKDWECHCGKYKRVRYKGVVCDRCGVEVTRAKVRRERMGHIELAAPVSHIWYFKGIPSRMGLVLDMSPRALEEVIYFASYVVTDPGDTALEKKQLLSEKEFRAYRDKYGVKFQASMGAEAIKKLLSDIDLNKDVEGLKEELKTAQGQRRTRAIKRLEVLEAFRGSGNEPSWMILDVLPVIPPELRPMVQLDGGRFATSDLNDLYRRVINRNNRLKRLLDLGAPSIIVQNEKRMLQEAVDALIDNGRRGRPVTGPGNRPLKSLSHMLKGKQGRFRQNLLGKRVDYSGRSVIVVGPNLKMYQCGLPREMALELFKPFVMKELVEKGLAHNIKSAKRKIERVQPEVWDVLEEVIREHPVLLNRAPTLHRLGIQAFEPTLVEGRAIRLHPLVCTAYNADFDGDQMAVHVPLSSEAQAEARLLMLAAQNILNPKDGKPVVTPSQDMVLGNYYLTLEREGAVGEGMIFNDTSEALLAYQNGYVHLHTRVAVRASSLNNQTFTEEQNNQLLLTTVGKLVFNEILPESFPYINEPTKANLEEKTPERFFVEQGTDVRAAIQAMPIIEPFKKKILGNIIAEVFKRFKITETSKMLDRMKDLGFRHSTKAGITVGVADIVVLGEKQEIIDEAQGKVDNVMKQFRRGLITEEERYDRVISIWSSAKDVIQAKLMKSLDKRNPIFMMSDSGARGNASNFTQLAGMRGLMANPAGRIIELPIISSFREGLTVLEYFISTHGARKGLADTALKTADSGYLTRRLVDVAQDVIVRDDDCGTDRGLLVAALKEGTEIIEPLDERLIGRYARRPIRHPETNAVIVAENELITEDLAVEIVAADIKEVWIRSAFTCNTRHGVCKKCYGRNLATGQEVEVGEAVGIIAAQSIGEPGTQLTMRTFHTGGVAGDDITQGLPRIQEIFEARNPKGQAVITEMAGVIVGINEGRDRQHEIVVQGELETRTYTAPYTARLKVKIDDRVEQGQELTEGSIDPKELIKVKNVTAVQEYLLREVQKVYRMQGVEIGDKHVEVMVRQMLRKVRVVDAGETEVLPGTLLDIHQFTDANAKALREGKLPATGRPVLLGITKASLETDSFLSAASFQETTRVLTDAAIKGKRDELLGLKENVIIGKLVPAGTGMPRYRHAEPITVDETTEESVPVE; this comes from the coding sequence TTGTTGGATGTAAACAATTTTGAATTTATGAAAATAGGTTTGGCTTCACCGGACAAAATCCGTTCATGGTCATTTGGTGAGGTAAAAAAACCTGAAACAATTAACTATAGAACTTTAAAACCAGAAAAAGACGGCTTATTCTGTGAGCGTATTTTTGGTCCTACAAAAGACTGGGAATGTCATTGTGGGAAATACAAGCGTGTAAGATATAAAGGTGTAGTCTGTGACCGTTGTGGTGTAGAGGTAACTCGCGCTAAAGTACGCCGTGAGCGTATGGGTCATATTGAACTAGCAGCACCTGTTTCTCACATTTGGTACTTCAAAGGCATCCCTAGCCGTATGGGTCTTGTATTGGATATGTCACCACGTGCTTTAGAAGAAGTTATCTACTTTGCTTCATATGTAGTGACAGACCCAGGTGATACTGCACTTGAAAAGAAACAGCTTCTTTCTGAAAAAGAATTTCGCGCTTACCGCGACAAGTACGGTGTTAAATTCCAAGCATCTATGGGTGCTGAGGCAATTAAAAAGCTTCTTTCAGACATAGATTTAAACAAGGATGTAGAAGGCTTAAAAGAAGAGTTGAAAACAGCACAAGGCCAACGCCGTACACGTGCAATTAAAAGACTGGAAGTTCTAGAAGCATTCCGCGGTTCAGGCAATGAGCCTTCTTGGATGATCCTAGATGTGCTTCCTGTTATTCCTCCAGAATTGCGCCCGATGGTTCAATTGGATGGTGGACGTTTTGCAACATCTGACCTTAACGATCTATATCGCCGTGTAATCAACCGTAATAATCGTCTGAAAAGATTATTAGATTTAGGTGCTCCAAGCATCATTGTTCAAAACGAAAAACGCATGCTTCAAGAAGCAGTAGATGCGCTTATCGATAATGGTCGCCGTGGCCGTCCGGTTACAGGACCAGGTAACAGACCGCTTAAATCTCTTTCTCATATGCTTAAAGGGAAACAAGGTCGTTTCCGTCAAAACTTGCTGGGTAAACGTGTTGACTACTCAGGTCGTTCTGTTATCGTAGTTGGACCGAACTTGAAAATGTATCAGTGCGGACTTCCAAGAGAGATGGCACTAGAATTATTCAAGCCTTTCGTTATGAAAGAATTGGTTGAAAAAGGTTTGGCGCATAACATTAAATCTGCTAAGCGTAAAATCGAAAGAGTACAACCAGAAGTATGGGATGTCTTAGAAGAAGTTATCAGAGAGCATCCAGTATTGCTTAACCGTGCACCGACATTGCACAGACTTGGTATCCAAGCGTTTGAACCTACTCTAGTAGAAGGTCGCGCTATCCGTTTGCATCCACTTGTTTGTACAGCATATAACGCTGACTTCGATGGTGACCAAATGGCTGTCCATGTTCCATTATCTTCTGAAGCACAAGCTGAAGCTAGATTGCTTATGCTCGCTGCTCAGAACATCTTGAACCCTAAGGATGGAAAACCGGTTGTTACACCGTCACAGGATATGGTTCTAGGTAACTATTACTTGACTCTTGAAAGAGAAGGCGCTGTTGGTGAAGGTATGATCTTCAATGATACGAGCGAGGCGCTGTTAGCATACCAAAACGGTTATGTTCATTTACACACTCGTGTTGCTGTACGTGCAAGCTCTTTGAATAACCAAACATTCACTGAAGAGCAAAACAATCAGCTATTATTAACGACTGTAGGGAAATTAGTATTCAACGAAATTCTTCCTGAATCTTTCCCATACATTAACGAACCAACAAAAGCTAATCTTGAAGAAAAGACTCCAGAAAGATTCTTCGTGGAGCAAGGCACAGATGTGCGTGCAGCGATTCAAGCAATGCCAATCATTGAGCCGTTCAAGAAGAAAATACTTGGAAATATTATCGCGGAAGTATTCAAGCGATTCAAAATCACTGAAACTTCTAAGATGCTTGATAGAATGAAGGATCTTGGCTTCAGACACTCCACAAAAGCTGGTATCACAGTTGGGGTTGCAGATATCGTCGTTCTTGGTGAAAAACAAGAAATTATCGATGAAGCACAAGGTAAAGTAGACAATGTTATGAAGCAATTCAGACGTGGTCTAATCACAGAAGAAGAGCGTTATGACAGAGTAATTTCGATTTGGAGTTCCGCTAAGGATGTTATCCAAGCGAAACTGATGAAATCATTGGATAAACGAAATCCAATCTTTATGATGAGTGATTCCGGTGCCCGTGGTAACGCATCTAACTTTACACAGTTAGCTGGTATGCGCGGATTGATGGCCAACCCGGCTGGTAGAATTATCGAGTTACCTATCATCTCAAGTTTCCGTGAAGGATTAACAGTATTGGAATACTTCATTTCAACACATGGTGCTCGTAAAGGTCTTGCCGATACAGCACTTAAAACAGCGGATTCTGGTTACTTGACTCGCCGTCTTGTTGACGTAGCACAAGATGTCATTGTCCGTGATGATGACTGTGGTACAGACAGAGGCTTGCTTGTTGCAGCACTTAAAGAAGGCACAGAAATCATTGAGCCGTTGGATGAGCGTCTAATTGGACGTTATGCAAGAAGACCAATCAGACATCCAGAAACAAATGCAGTTATTGTAGCAGAAAATGAGCTTATCACAGAAGATCTTGCTGTTGAAATCGTAGCTGCTGACATTAAAGAAGTGTGGATTCGCTCTGCATTCACATGTAACACTCGCCATGGCGTATGTAAAAAATGTTACGGACGCAACCTTGCAACTGGCCAAGAAGTTGAAGTTGGTGAAGCAGTTGGTATTATTGCTGCCCAATCTATCGGTGAGCCAGGAACTCAGTTGACAATGCGTACATTCCATACAGGTGGGGTTGCTGGAGACGATATCACACAAGGTCTACCTCGTATTCAAGAGATTTTTGAAGCGCGTAACCCTAAAGGTCAGGCTGTTATTACAGAAATGGCAGGGGTTATTGTCGGAATCAACGAAGGAAGAGACCGTCAGCATGAGATTGTAGTTCAAGGTGAACTTGAAACAAGAACGTATACTGCACCATATACTGCAAGACTTAAAGTGAAGATTGATGATAGAGTTGAACAAGGTCAAGAATTGACTGAGGGTTCTATCGATCCGAAAGAATTAATTAAAGTGAAGAACGTTACTGCAGTACAAGAGTATCTTCTTCGCGAAGTTCAAAAAGTTTATCGTATGCAAGGGGTTGAAATTGGAGATAAGCACGTTGAGGTAATGGTTCGCCAAATGCTTCGTAAAGTGCGCGTAGTTGATGCTGGTGAAACAGAAGTATTGCCAGGCACGCTATTAGATATTCACCAATTTACTGATGCAAACGCAAAAGCTTTAAGAGAAGGTAAACTACCTGCAACTGGAAGACCAGTATTGCTAGGTATTACAAAAGCATCTCTTGAAACTGATTCATTCCTATCTGCAGCATCATTCCAAGAAACTACAAGAGTTCTTACAGATGCAGCTATTAAAGGTAAACGTGATGAATTGCTTGGATTGAAAGAGAATGTTATCATTGGTAAACTTGTTCCAGCAGGTACAGGTATGCCTAGATACCGTCATGCAGAACCAATTACTGTGGACGAAACAACAGAAGAATCTGTTCCAGTTGAGTAA
- a CDS encoding class I SAM-dependent methyltransferase: protein MTEHYYSRSQNVSSDPNYWDFTLKENKFRFKTDNGVFSKKEVDFGSRVLIEAFTYPEVDGDILDVGCGYGPIGLSIAKEAMDRKVHMVDVNERALALAKENAALNQIGNVVIYESDRLLQVKGNKFASILTNPPIRAGKKVVHDIFEQSYEHLINNGELWVVIQKKQGAPSALEKLEQLFQEVDVVDKQKGYFIIKAKRID, encoded by the coding sequence ATGACTGAACATTATTACTCTCGTTCCCAGAATGTTAGCAGTGATCCAAATTATTGGGACTTTACCCTAAAAGAAAACAAATTTCGTTTTAAGACAGACAATGGGGTGTTCTCCAAGAAAGAAGTAGACTTCGGTTCACGGGTATTAATCGAGGCTTTTACATACCCAGAAGTTGATGGCGACATACTTGATGTAGGTTGCGGGTATGGTCCAATCGGACTCTCTATTGCAAAAGAAGCGATGGATAGAAAAGTGCATATGGTTGATGTCAATGAAAGAGCATTGGCACTAGCGAAAGAAAATGCTGCTCTCAATCAAATTGGCAATGTTGTTATTTATGAGAGTGACAGACTACTGCAGGTAAAAGGGAACAAATTTGCAAGTATCTTAACAAATCCGCCAATCCGCGCAGGAAAAAAGGTTGTCCATGATATATTTGAACAAAGCTATGAGCATCTCATCAATAATGGAGAGCTGTGGGTTGTTATTCAAAAAAAACAGGGAGCTCCATCTGCTTTGGAAAAACTGGAACAGTTATTCCAAGAAGTAGATGTTGTTGATAAGCAAAAAGGTTATTTTATTATAAAAGCAAAAAGGATTGACTAG
- the secE gene encoding preprotein translocase subunit SecE → MQRTVNFFREVGRELRKVSWPKRKELTNYTITVLATVVFFALFFALVDMGISELIRLILE, encoded by the coding sequence ATGCAACGCACTGTTAACTTTTTCCGCGAAGTAGGCAGAGAATTAAGAAAGGTTAGTTGGCCGAAAAGAAAGGAACTGACTAACTACACAATCACCGTCCTTGCGACAGTAGTGTTCTTTGCTTTGTTCTTTGCACTAGTTGATATGGGAATTTCCGAACTAATTCGTTTAATACTTGAATAA
- the nusG gene encoding transcription termination/antitermination protein NusG produces MEKNWYVVHTYSGYENKVKANLEKRVETMGMQDKIFRVIVPEEEETDIRNGKKKVVKRKVFPGYVLVEIVMTDDSWYVVRNTPGVTGFVGSAGSGSKPTPLMPDEVQVILKRMGVDEQRIDIEFELGETVKVNEGPFANFTGSVEEIDNDKAKVKVLVNMFGRDTPVELDFTQIEKF; encoded by the coding sequence ATGGAAAAAAATTGGTATGTAGTACATACTTACTCTGGCTATGAGAACAAAGTCAAAGCCAACCTAGAAAAACGTGTTGAAACAATGGGAATGCAGGATAAAATTTTCCGTGTAATCGTGCCGGAAGAAGAAGAAACAGATATCAGAAACGGCAAGAAAAAAGTCGTTAAAAGAAAGGTATTCCCGGGCTATGTTCTAGTGGAAATCGTCATGACAGATGATTCTTGGTATGTTGTCCGCAACACTCCTGGTGTAACAGGATTCGTTGGATCTGCAGGTTCTGGTTCAAAGCCGACTCCGCTTATGCCTGACGAAGTACAAGTTATTCTTAAGAGAATGGGCGTTGACGAACAACGTATTGATATCGAGTTTGAATTGGGTGAAACAGTTAAAGTAAATGAAGGTCCATTTGCAAACTTCACAGGATCTGTCGAAGAGATAGATAATGATAAAGCAAAAGTAAAAGTTTTAGTGAATATGTTCGGCAGGGATACACCTGTAGAGCTTGATTTTACACAAATTGAAAAATTTTAA
- the rplA gene encoding 50S ribosomal protein L1, whose translation MAKKGKKYLEAIKQVDRTKAYPVAEAIELVKKTSTTKFDASVEVAFRLGVDPKKADQQIRGAVVLPHGTGKTQRVLVFAKGDKLKEAEAAGADFVGDAEYITKIQQGWFDFDVIVATPDMMGEVGKLGRVLGPKGLMPNPKTGTVTFDVTKAVNEIKAGKVEYRVDKAGNIHVPIGKVSFEDAKLVDNFTTIFETMQKVKPAAAKGTYMKNVSVTSTMGPGVKVDPSTV comes from the coding sequence ATGGCTAAAAAAGGTAAGAAGTATTTAGAAGCTATCAAGCAAGTTGATCGTACTAAAGCTTACCCAGTTGCAGAAGCAATTGAACTAGTTAAAAAAACAAGCACTACAAAATTTGATGCATCAGTTGAAGTTGCTTTCCGTCTAGGAGTAGATCCTAAGAAAGCTGACCAACAAATCCGTGGAGCTGTTGTGCTTCCACACGGTACTGGTAAAACTCAACGCGTGTTAGTTTTTGCTAAAGGCGATAAGCTTAAAGAAGCAGAAGCTGCAGGTGCAGATTTTGTTGGAGATGCTGAATATATCACTAAAATCCAACAAGGTTGGTTCGATTTCGACGTTATCGTTGCTACTCCAGACATGATGGGTGAAGTTGGTAAACTTGGTCGCGTATTGGGACCTAAAGGTTTAATGCCAAACCCTAAAACTGGAACAGTTACTTTTGATGTTACAAAAGCAGTTAACGAAATTAAAGCTGGTAAAGTAGAATACCGTGTGGACAAAGCTGGAAACATCCACGTTCCAATCGGTAAAGTATCTTTCGAAGATGCTAAACTAGTTGATAACTTCACAACTATCTTTGAAACAATGCAAAAAGTAAAACCTGCAGCAGCAAAAGGAACTTACATGAAGAACGTTTCTGTTACTTCAACAATGGGTCCTGGCGTAAAAGTAGATCCTTCTACTGTTTGA
- the rpoB gene encoding DNA-directed RNA polymerase subunit beta, with translation MTGQLVQYGRHRQRRSYARISEVLELPNLIEIQTSSYQWFLDEGLREMFQDISPIEDFTGNLSLDFIDYSLGEPKYSVEESKERDVTYSAPLRVKVRLVNKETGEVKDQDVFMGDFPLMTETGTFVINGAERVIVSQLVRSPSVYYNGKLDKNGKKGFTATVIPNRGAWLEYETDAKDVVYVRIDRTRKLPITVLLRALGFGSDQEILDLIGDNEYLRNTLEKDNTEGTEKALLEIYERLRPGEPPTVENAKSLLVSRFFDPKRYDLANVGRYKINKKLHIKNRLFGQRLAETLVDPETGEIIAEKGTLLDRRALDRIIPNLENNIGFKTLNPYGGVLEDDVTVQSVKIYAPIDDGEKEINVISNAYVEEAVKNISPADIISSISYFFNLLHGVGLTDDIDHLGNRRLRSVGELLQNQFRIGLSRMERVVRERMSIQDTNTITPQQLINIRPVIASIKEFFGSSQLSQFMDQTNPLAELTHKRRLSALGPGGLTRERAGFEVRDVHYSHYGRMCPIETPEGPNIGLINSLSSFAKVNRFGFIETPYRRVDAETGQVTNHIDYLTADEEDNYVVAQANSRLGDDGSFLDEEVVARFRGENTVVKRDRIDYMDVSPKQVVSAATACIPFLENDDSNRALMGANMQRQAVPLMQPEAPRVGTGMEYVSGKDSGAAVICKHEGIVEHVEAREVWVRRVTVIDGQEVKGNLDKYRMLKFIRSNQGTCYNQRPIVAVGNRVTKGEILADGPSMELGELALGRNVLVAFMTWDGYNYEDAIIMSERLVKDDVYTSIHIEEYESESRDTKLGPEEITRDIPNVGEDALRNLDDRGIIRVGAEVKDGDLLVGKVTPKGVTELTAEERLLHAIFGEKAREVRDTSLRVPHGGGGIVHDVKVFNREDGDELPPGVNQLVRVYIVQKRKIHEGDKMAGRHGNKGVISRILPEEDMPYLPDGTPVDIMLNPLGVPSRMNIGQVLELHLGMAARSLNIHVASPVFDGAREEDVWETIREAGMAQDAKTVLYDGRTGEPFDNRVSVGVMYMIKLAHMVDDKLHARSTGPYSLVTQQPLGGKAQFGGQRFGEMEVWALEAYGAAYTLQEILTVKSDDVVGRVKTYEAIVKGENVPEPGVPESFRVLMKELQSLGLDVKILSSTEEEIEMRDTEDDDDIQQAESLTIAPDAQEPESEKVGMQE, from the coding sequence TTGACAGGTCAACTTGTTCAGTATGGACGACACCGCCAGCGCAGAAGCTATGCACGAATTAGTGAAGTTTTAGAATTACCAAATCTAATAGAAATCCAAACCTCTTCCTATCAATGGTTTCTAGATGAGGGATTGCGTGAAATGTTCCAAGATATTTCACCAATTGAAGATTTTACTGGCAACTTATCATTGGATTTTATCGACTACAGTTTAGGTGAACCAAAGTACTCTGTCGAGGAATCAAAAGAGCGAGATGTTACATATTCAGCACCATTGCGTGTAAAGGTTCGTCTTGTTAACAAAGAAACAGGGGAAGTAAAGGACCAGGATGTATTCATGGGTGATTTCCCACTTATGACAGAGACTGGTACGTTTGTAATTAACGGTGCAGAACGTGTAATCGTATCACAGTTAGTTCGTTCTCCAAGTGTTTACTATAATGGTAAATTAGATAAAAACGGTAAAAAAGGATTTACTGCTACTGTAATTCCAAACCGTGGTGCTTGGCTAGAGTACGAAACAGACGCGAAGGATGTAGTGTATGTGCGTATTGACCGTACACGTAAACTTCCAATAACAGTATTATTGCGTGCGTTAGGATTTGGATCCGATCAAGAGATTCTTGACTTAATCGGGGACAATGAATACTTGCGAAATACTCTTGAAAAAGATAACACAGAAGGTACGGAGAAAGCTCTTTTAGAAATTTATGAGCGTTTACGTCCTGGTGAGCCGCCTACTGTTGAAAATGCGAAAAGTCTATTGGTGTCAAGATTCTTTGATCCAAAGAGATATGACTTAGCAAATGTAGGTAGATATAAAATTAATAAAAAGCTTCATATCAAAAATAGATTGTTCGGCCAACGTTTGGCAGAAACACTTGTGGACCCTGAAACAGGCGAAATTATCGCAGAGAAGGGTACTCTTTTAGACAGACGTGCATTGGACCGTATCATTCCTAACTTGGAAAATAACATCGGCTTTAAAACTCTTAACCCATACGGTGGCGTTTTAGAAGATGATGTAACAGTTCAATCTGTTAAAATCTATGCACCAATTGATGATGGAGAAAAAGAAATTAACGTTATTAGCAATGCATATGTAGAGGAAGCTGTTAAAAACATCTCTCCTGCAGATATCATTTCATCAATCAGTTATTTCTTTAACCTGCTTCATGGTGTTGGTCTGACAGATGATATCGACCACTTAGGTAACAGACGTCTGCGTTCTGTTGGGGAATTGCTTCAAAACCAATTCCGCATCGGTTTATCAAGAATGGAGCGTGTAGTTCGTGAAAGAATGTCTATTCAGGATACAAACACGATTACTCCGCAACAATTGATTAATATCAGACCTGTTATTGCGTCTATTAAAGAATTCTTCGGAAGCTCACAGCTTTCACAGTTCATGGACCAAACAAACCCGCTTGCTGAGTTGACTCATAAACGTCGTTTATCTGCATTGGGACCTGGTGGTTTGACACGTGAACGTGCTGGCTTCGAAGTTCGTGATGTTCACTACTCTCACTATGGACGTATGTGTCCAATTGAAACTCCAGAGGGACCGAACATTGGTTTGATCAACTCCTTGTCTTCATTTGCGAAAGTGAACCGTTTTGGTTTCATTGAAACGCCGTATAGACGTGTAGATGCAGAGACAGGCCAAGTAACGAATCATATCGATTACTTGACTGCTGATGAGGAAGACAACTATGTTGTTGCCCAAGCGAATTCTCGCCTTGGCGATGACGGTTCTTTCCTAGATGAGGAAGTAGTTGCACGTTTCAGAGGGGAAAACACTGTTGTTAAACGCGATCGCATCGACTATATGGATGTATCTCCTAAACAGGTTGTGTCTGCAGCGACAGCATGTATTCCGTTCTTAGAAAATGATGACTCGAACCGTGCCCTTATGGGAGCGAACATGCAACGTCAAGCTGTGCCTTTGATGCAGCCGGAAGCTCCAAGAGTAGGTACTGGAATGGAATATGTTTCTGGTAAAGACTCAGGTGCTGCTGTTATCTGTAAGCATGAAGGTATTGTTGAACATGTTGAAGCACGTGAAGTGTGGGTAAGAAGAGTTACTGTTATTGACGGTCAAGAAGTTAAAGGTAACTTAGATAAATATAGAATGCTTAAATTCATTCGTTCTAACCAAGGAACTTGCTACAACCAAAGACCTATTGTAGCTGTTGGAAACAGAGTAACAAAAGGTGAAATCCTTGCTGACGGACCTTCTATGGAATTGGGAGAACTGGCTCTAGGAAGAAACGTTCTTGTTGCCTTCATGACATGGGATGGCTATAACTATGAAGATGCCATCATCATGAGCGAACGCCTTGTTAAAGACGATGTGTATACATCTATTCATATTGAAGAATATGAGTCAGAGTCTCGTGATACGAAACTAGGACCTGAAGAAATTACACGTGACATTCCAAACGTTGGGGAAGATGCTCTTCGCAACTTGGATGACCGCGGAATTATCCGTGTTGGTGCTGAAGTGAAAGATGGAGACCTTCTTGTTGGTAAAGTAACTCCAAAAGGAGTAACAGAACTTACTGCAGAAGAGCGTCTACTTCATGCAATCTTCGGAGAAAAAGCACGTGAAGTGCGCGATACAAGTCTTCGTGTACCACACGGCGGCGGCGGAATTGTCCACGACGTGAAGGTGTTTAACCGTGAAGACGGAGATGAACTGCCACCAGGTGTTAACCAGCTTGTACGCGTTTATATCGTACAAAAACGTAAAATCCATGAAGGAGATAAAATGGCGGGACGTCATGGTAACAAAGGGGTTATTTCCCGAATCTTACCTGAAGAAGATATGCCATATCTACCTGATGGTACACCTGTTGATATCATGTTAAACCCACTTGGGGTTCCATCTCGTATGAACATCGGTCAGGTTCTTGAGCTGCACTTAGGTATGGCAGCACGAAGCTTGAATATCCATGTTGCATCACCTGTATTTGATGGTGCTCGTGAGGAAGATGTTTGGGAAACAATTAGAGAAGCTGGAATGGCTCAAGATGCTAAAACAGTTCTTTATGATGGACGTACAGGTGAACCGTTTGATAACAGAGTATCTGTCGGTGTCATGTACATGATTAAACTTGCACACATGGTTGATGATAAGCTTCATGCTAGATCAACTGGTCCTTACTCTCTTGTTACGCAGCAGCCATTGGGCGGTAAAGCGCAATTCGGCGGACAGCGTTTCGGTGAGATGGAGGTTTGGGCACTTGAAGCATACGGTGCGGCTTATACTTTGCAAGAGATTCTTACTGTTAAATCAGATGACGTAGTTGGTCGTGTGAAAACATATGAAGCCATTGTAAAAGGTGAGAATGTACCTGAACCAGGTGTTCCTGAATCATTCCGTGTATTAATGAAAGAGCTTCAAAGCTTAGGATTGGATGTTAAAATCCTATCCAGCACAGAAGAAGAAATAGAAATGCGAGATACAGAAGATGATGATGATATTCAACAAGCTGAATCTCTAACAATAGCACCAGATGCACAAGAGCCTGAATCAGAAAAAGTAGGCATGCAAGAGTAA